In a single window of the Drosophila albomicans strain 15112-1751.03 chromosome 3, ASM965048v2, whole genome shotgun sequence genome:
- the LOC127565583 gene encoding putative uncharacterized protein DDB_G0271606 isoform X1: MSFGRITKLNVHIAKCQTHITYANDATRLLTNNPSGFAFRSTGAASCSCVGDSLDQATRFLQRHFGKHGCIEKSSSLCALLFALGINYSQDEEQEQQVKQKVELQVEEHVETQVEQQVEEQVEEHVETQVELQAEQQADQQAEHQADQQAGQVEQPLEQQLETEEQLVAEANEDQPLLLELEALKSPQMLHTLQLELLPTVLPQWATAIEWQREQLQIFNCAWHLQNCNWRHVPNSEFQLPNCHCHKIKQMTEYINGLLKVSMPALNEQKEEEQKTKAVQQQSEKCPLPDVNANIMSLNSLLQQLNELLEQQNEEQAV, encoded by the exons ATGTCTTTTGGACGCATCACAAAATTGAATGTTCACATTGCGAAGTG CCAGACGCACATCACTTATGCCAATGACGCGACTCGCTTGCTCACCAACAATCCCTCGGGCTTTGCTTTTCGCAGTACGGGAGCAGCCAGCTGCAGTTGTGTGGGTGACTCCTTGGATCAGGCAACGCGTTTCCTGCAGCGACACTTTGGCAAACATGGCTGCATTGAGAAGTCTTCATCACTGTGCGCATTATTATTCGCATTGGGCATAAACTATAGCCAGGAtgaggagcaggagcagcaggtGAAGCAAAAAGTAGAGCTGCAAGTGGAGGAGCACGTGGAGACCCAAGTAGAGCAGCAAGTGGAGGAGCAAGTGGAGGAGCACGTGGAGACCCAAGTAGAGCTGCAAGCAGAGCAGCAAGCAGATCAGCAAGCAGAGCATCAAGCAGATCAGCAAGCAGGGCAAGTAGAACAGCCACTAGAGCAGCAGTTGGAAACAGAGGAGCAACTTGTCGCAGAGGCTAACGAAGATCaaccgctgctgctggagttAGAGGCGCTCAAGTCTCCGCAAATGCTGCACACTTTGCAGCTCGAACTGTTGCCCACGGTGCTGCCACAGTGGGCCACTGCAATCGAGTGGCAACGGGAGCAGTTGCAGATCTTCAATTGTGCCTGGCATTTGCAGAACTGCAACTGGCGTCATGTTCCCAACAGCGAGTTTCAGTTGCCCAATTG CCATTGCCATAAGATCAAGCAGATGACGGAGTACATCAATGGACTGCTGAAAGTATCAATGCCAGCGCTGAATGagcagaaggaggaggagcagaAGACGAAGGCGGTACAGCAACAATCTGAAAAATGTCCCCTGCCCGATGTTAATGCCAATATAATGAGCCTCAATTCGCTGCTGCAACAGCTCAACGAACTTCTCGAGCAGCAGAACGAGGAGCAAGCGGTTTAG
- the LOC127565583 gene encoding putative uncharacterized protein DDB_G0271606 isoform X2 — MSFGRITKLNVHIANQTHITYANDATRLLTNNPSGFAFRSTGAASCSCVGDSLDQATRFLQRHFGKHGCIEKSSSLCALLFALGINYSQDEEQEQQVKQKVELQVEEHVETQVEQQVEEQVEEHVETQVELQAEQQADQQAEHQADQQAGQVEQPLEQQLETEEQLVAEANEDQPLLLELEALKSPQMLHTLQLELLPTVLPQWATAIEWQREQLQIFNCAWHLQNCNWRHVPNSEFQLPNCHCHKIKQMTEYINGLLKVSMPALNEQKEEEQKTKAVQQQSEKCPLPDVNANIMSLNSLLQQLNELLEQQNEEQAV; from the exons ATGTCTTTTGGACGCATCACAAAATTGAATGTTCACATTGCGAA CCAGACGCACATCACTTATGCCAATGACGCGACTCGCTTGCTCACCAACAATCCCTCGGGCTTTGCTTTTCGCAGTACGGGAGCAGCCAGCTGCAGTTGTGTGGGTGACTCCTTGGATCAGGCAACGCGTTTCCTGCAGCGACACTTTGGCAAACATGGCTGCATTGAGAAGTCTTCATCACTGTGCGCATTATTATTCGCATTGGGCATAAACTATAGCCAGGAtgaggagcaggagcagcaggtGAAGCAAAAAGTAGAGCTGCAAGTGGAGGAGCACGTGGAGACCCAAGTAGAGCAGCAAGTGGAGGAGCAAGTGGAGGAGCACGTGGAGACCCAAGTAGAGCTGCAAGCAGAGCAGCAAGCAGATCAGCAAGCAGAGCATCAAGCAGATCAGCAAGCAGGGCAAGTAGAACAGCCACTAGAGCAGCAGTTGGAAACAGAGGAGCAACTTGTCGCAGAGGCTAACGAAGATCaaccgctgctgctggagttAGAGGCGCTCAAGTCTCCGCAAATGCTGCACACTTTGCAGCTCGAACTGTTGCCCACGGTGCTGCCACAGTGGGCCACTGCAATCGAGTGGCAACGGGAGCAGTTGCAGATCTTCAATTGTGCCTGGCATTTGCAGAACTGCAACTGGCGTCATGTTCCCAACAGCGAGTTTCAGTTGCCCAATTG CCATTGCCATAAGATCAAGCAGATGACGGAGTACATCAATGGACTGCTGAAAGTATCAATGCCAGCGCTGAATGagcagaaggaggaggagcagaAGACGAAGGCGGTACAGCAACAATCTGAAAAATGTCCCCTGCCCGATGTTAATGCCAATATAATGAGCCTCAATTCGCTGCTGCAACAGCTCAACGAACTTCTCGAGCAGCAGAACGAGGAGCAAGCGGTTTAG
- the LOC117572079 gene encoding CAAX prenyl protease 1 homolog isoform X2, with the protein MELFMWKHGIDLVISLAELFFGFYPFVWSLATQTLGSVTGDELWISLIFVLYLTIYITLRCLPVLLYDKCILELRYGTQTRMPCYMYICMGILSIILSQIVLAPLTLAIVFVVRTIGYFFFLYFWAVWAICTLLLVFLLPYLCIPCIGRQVRLPEGPLYLDVKRVCDLTGFPMSRVFIIRTKSTQYSNAYFYGSCCLKRIVIFDTLLYNKGLQPHELQPHEVGRGLFNIQVAAVVAHELGHWKNGHFYKATLIMKLHFLITMILFGLLFHCPQLYEAVGFKPGLCPIIVGFIIVLRFALTPYLTLANFVMLWNLRRFEYAADRFAHFLGYSMPLRSALIKIYADHMSFPVYDRCYARWHHTHPTILQRLAYQQRLDIEAAYN; encoded by the coding sequence ATGGAGCTGTTTATGTGGAAGCATGGCATCGATTTGGTTATCAGCCTGGCCGAACTCTTCTTCGGCTTCTATCCCTTCGTATGGAGTTTGGCCACACAAACACTTGGCTCCGTCACCGGTGATGAGCTGTGGATTAGCCTGATCTTCGTCCTCTATCTAACCATCTACATAACGCTGCGTTGTCTGCCCGTGCTGCTCTACGACAAGTGCATACTGGAGTTGCGGTATGGCACACAAACCCGCATGCCGTGCTACATGTACATCTGCATGGGCATCTTGTCCATAATCCTGTCACAAATCGTCCTGGCTCCTCTCACCTTGGcaattgtgtttgttgtgcgcACCATTGgctattttttctttttgtatttctggGCAGTGTGGGCAATCTGCACCTTGCTGCTCGTCTTCCTGCTGCCCTATCTCTGCATTCCCTGCATTGGACGGCAGGTGCGTTTGCCTGAGGGACCTCTGTACCTGGATGTGAAGCGTGTCTGCGATCTCACTGGATTCCCGATGTCCCGGGTGTTCATCATACGCACCAAGTCGACGCAGTACAGCAATGCCTATTTTTACGGCAGCTGCTGTCTTAAGCGCATCGTGATCTTTGATACGCTGCTGTACAATAAGGGACTTCAGCCGCATGAACTGCAGCCGCATGAGGTGGGACGAGGGCTGTTCAATATTCAGGTGGCTGCTGTGGTGGCCCACGAGCTGGGACACTGGAAGAATGGCCATTTCTACAAGGCTACGCTGATAATGAAGTTGCATTTTTTGATCACCATGATCCTGTTTGGTCTGCTCTTCCATTGCCCTCAGCTATACGAGGCGGTCGGCTTCAAGCCAGGTCTCTGCCCGATCATTGTAGGCTTCATCATTGTGCTGCGTTTTGCCCTCACGCCTTATCTGACACTGGCGAACTTTGTGATGCTGTGGAACTTACGACGCTTCGAATATGCTGCCGATCGGTTTGCCCATTTTCTGGGCTACTCGATGCCATTGCGCTCGGCCTTGATCAAGATCTATGCGGATCACATGAGCTTCCCCGTCTATGACAGGTGTTATGCACGCTGGCATCACACGCATCCGACGATTCTCCAGCGTTTGGCGTATCAACAGCGTTTGGACATCGAGGCGGCCTACAATTAA
- the LOC117572079 gene encoding CAAX prenyl protease 1 homolog isoform X1, producing MVFYDTWPKIDPQHLLWVLLAVLTIDHIWEMILAKRQQLVCLGAGVIPEELRAVIPPEVYHRARVYELHKMELFMWKHGIDLVISLAELFFGFYPFVWSLATQTLGSVTGDELWISLIFVLYLTIYITLRCLPVLLYDKCILELRYGTQTRMPCYMYICMGILSIILSQIVLAPLTLAIVFVVRTIGYFFFLYFWAVWAICTLLLVFLLPYLCIPCIGRQVRLPEGPLYLDVKRVCDLTGFPMSRVFIIRTKSTQYSNAYFYGSCCLKRIVIFDTLLYNKGLQPHELQPHEVGRGLFNIQVAAVVAHELGHWKNGHFYKATLIMKLHFLITMILFGLLFHCPQLYEAVGFKPGLCPIIVGFIIVLRFALTPYLTLANFVMLWNLRRFEYAADRFAHFLGYSMPLRSALIKIYADHMSFPVYDRCYARWHHTHPTILQRLAYQQRLDIEAAYN from the exons ATGGTTTTCTACGACACATGGCCAAAGATCGATCCGCAGCATCTCCTTTGGGTGCTGCTGGCTGTGCTCACCATTGATCACATCTGGGAAATGATACTGGCCAAGCGTCAG CAATTGGTCTGTCTGGGAGCTGGCGTTATACCCGAGGAGCTGCGTGCCGTCATTCCACCAGAAGTGTATCATCGTGCCCGTGTCTATGAGCTGCACAAGATGGAGCTGTTTATGTGGAAGCATGGCATCGATTTGGTTATCAGCCTGGCCGAACTCTTCTTCGGCTTCTATCCCTTCGTATGGAGTTTGGCCACACAAACACTTGGCTCCGTCACCGGTGATGAGCTGTGGATTAGCCTGATCTTCGTCCTCTATCTAACCATCTACATAACGCTGCGTTGTCTGCCCGTGCTGCTCTACGACAAGTGCATACTGGAGTTGCGGTATGGCACACAAACCCGCATGCCGTGCTACATGTACATCTGCATGGGCATCTTGTCCATAATCCTGTCACAAATCGTCCTGGCTCCTCTCACCTTGGcaattgtgtttgttgtgcgcACCATTGgctattttttctttttgtatttctggGCAGTGTGGGCAATCTGCACCTTGCTGCTCGTCTTCCTGCTGCCCTATCTCTGCATTCCCTGCATTGGACGGCAGGTGCGTTTGCCTGAGGGACCTCTGTACCTGGATGTGAAGCGTGTCTGCGATCTCACTGGATTCCCGATGTCCCGGGTGTTCATCATACGCACCAAGTCGACGCAGTACAGCAATGCCTATTTTTACGGCAGCTGCTGTCTTAAGCGCATCGTGATCTTTGATACGCTGCTGTACAATAAGGGACTTCAGCCGCATGAACTGCAGCCGCATGAGGTGGGACGAGGGCTGTTCAATATTCAGGTGGCTGCTGTGGTGGCCCACGAGCTGGGACACTGGAAGAATGGCCATTTCTACAAGGCTACGCTGATAATGAAGTTGCATTTTTTGATCACCATGATCCTGTTTGGTCTGCTCTTCCATTGCCCTCAGCTATACGAGGCGGTCGGCTTCAAGCCAGGTCTCTGCCCGATCATTGTAGGCTTCATCATTGTGCTGCGTTTTGCCCTCACGCCTTATCTGACACTGGCGAACTTTGTGATGCTGTGGAACTTACGACGCTTCGAATATGCTGCCGATCGGTTTGCCCATTTTCTGGGCTACTCGATGCCATTGCGCTCGGCCTTGATCAAGATCTATGCGGATCACATGAGCTTCCCCGTCTATGACAGGTGTTATGCACGCTGGCATCACACGCATCCGACGATTCTCCAGCGTTTGGCGTATCAACAGCGTTTGGACATCGAGGCGGCCTACAATTAA